From one Anopheles cruzii chromosome 3, idAnoCruzAS_RS32_06, whole genome shotgun sequence genomic stretch:
- the LOC128273538 gene encoding gamma-secretase subunit pen-2 produces MDISRIPNERKLYLCKWYFKAGLALLPFLWSINSVWFFNDAFRKPAYDEQKEIKKYVIFSIVGTLVWVVAIVSWVVTFQLKREVWGEFADNISFLVPLGRA; encoded by the exons atgGATATTAGCCGCATCCCTAACGAACGGAAGCTCTATCTGTGCAAGTGGTACTTCAAAG CTGGACTCGCATTGCTACCCTTTCTGTGGTCCATCAATTCGGTGTGGTTCTTCAATGATGCTTTTCGGAAACCAGCCTACGATGAGCAAAAGGAAATCAAGAAAT ATGTGATATTCTCGATCGTGGGAACGCTGGTGTGGGTCGTGGCGATTGTTTCCTGGGTGGTCACGTTCCAGCTGAAGCGGGAAGTCTGGGGTGAATTTGCAGACAACATCAGCTTCCTGGTCCCTCTTGGAAGGGCGTAG
- the LOC128271836 gene encoding cilia- and flagella-associated protein 57, translating into MEKTNRSKQISIVPKNAYGLRTDIMGNVHFTLKQEIIYPVAGVLSIHDFVSNKQKFLRFPQNSHPERIVISPNRKFLAVVERTNDNKSMVNVYEIETLRKRKTLQLPPDCPNTQIGNICFTHDSRGVAVLSVEPDAFLSIFSFDKNDSLIIGRASNSSQQGQAIYLSCNPNDATIVAVGGFYMLKIMNRTDKGFGQIGTIKGDDLLITSMTWLSSEVLAAGTAETEIIFVESGELKIKQRADEIETVDLSGEGDLELVTTPAEVAGLKHDHHEVLCLTQFEKGFLYTIHNVVHVFERETNYNFRKKSIIRIPITLYEENLYKIVNVAVNQEQDTIVVATLHSQLYIGMLIVPETLKISELVFQHLGEPLHINGIIGMAVCSWKPIVMTASRDLTIRVWNYETMKVELVKKYQIEIGVIALHPSGFFAAVGFIDLLRLLQIQLDDLKETKSFNLASCTQLQFSNLGHLLAAAHGKTITLVCIFTFEVVQTLKGHNGSILSLSWSTDDAFLTSGGNDGAIYKWNIVTGERLEEVVQKGIQYRSLALTSDAHSVYSITNTGLIREVAKSDIAREFKIPDLTPLTDMALARSDAILFVGSIKGHLYNVQVPLVDTSSGNCTNFRFFNTKVTKICITYDDCTLITAADDGTLIVWHILNNEGKTARHAPELGRCTDVLIARQELIEKNEAISTLEMRIQQQSAEFQYKMKQGDAFHSEQMRDIHKDYCAAIENLKRKNIEMEQAHTEEFHLITASISQAKEEHQKEMMDFEAQFHEKIILEYDKLTALKSKMDAMREDYEVKLRRSAGCLQDTIESMEAEQKRLLNEKQEIIENLLKDMDRKRAEFDEYCRQVDVDNDRHKVELQLQYEKKLQEEEENSIKWRGEAGVLKKKFSTLSRESETYRKEIETMQAQHGKFQASIRQHQREIEGLLREVADRDATIRDKDRKVYELGKKNGELEKYKQVLSLKINELKAQIEPKDREIKEKKEFILEMEKKLEELQQTNKQYELQLQELRDKYYGIDLELRKERDRLRNAKAQYQRVCGDIYNVSGLIQRPEELKRSVKELCHRYSEDKELQKSLALDEDVQNEFLRQREYLERLTKSSKQKGGQRKDAGESLKLMKENMELLGELNKLRELLNEKQRACTRMEALLGLSNKAISPREAKEKLEKAVADRDAIEAQHLEARSKLEEVIRTLSAENQTLRAEMIAQSQARKVPPVGCNLAASK; encoded by the exons ATGGAGAAAACGAACCGTTCGAAGCAGATTTCTATCGTGCCGAAAAATGCCTACGGTTTGCGGACGGACATCATGGGCAACGTGCACTTTACGCTGAAACAGGAAATCATCTACCCGGTGGCGGGCGTCCTAAGCATTCACGATTTTGTTTCGAACAAGCAAAAATTTTTAAG GTTTCCGCAAAATAGCCACCCGGAACGGATAGTCATCAGCCCGAACCGGAAGTTCCTGGCCGTCGTCGAGCGTACGAACGACAA CAAATCGATGGTCAATGTGTACGAAATTGAGACACTGCGAAAACGGAAGACCCTCCAGCTGCCACCGGACTGTCCCAATACGCAAATTGGCAACATCTGCTTCACGCATGATTCACGCGGTGTTGCCGTCCTTTCCGTAGAACCGGACGCGTTCTTGTCGATCTTTTCATTCGATAAAAACGATTCACTCATCATCGGGCGTGCGTCAAACTCGAGTCAACAGGGCCAAGCGATCTATTTGTCCTGCAACCCGAACGATGCCAcgatcgtcgccgtcggtgggttCTATATGCTCAAGATTATGAACCGCACGGATAAGGGCTTTGGACAGATCGGAACAATCAAAGGGGATGATTTGCTCATTACCTCGATGACTTGGCTGTCGTCGGAGGTCCTGGCAGCGGGTACGGCCGAGACTGAGATCATTTTCGTGGAATCGGGCGAACTGAAGATCAAACAGCGCGCGGACGAGATCGAGACGGTCGATCTGTCGGGCGAGGGTGATCTGGAGCTAGTGACGACGCCGGCGGAAGTCGCTGGCCTTAAGCACGATCACCACGAAGTGCTGTGTCTGACGCAGTTCGAGAAGGGTTTCCTGTACACCATCCACAACGTGGTACACGTGTTCGAGCGTGAGACGAACTACAACTTTCGCAAGAAGTCGATCATCCGCATACCGATCACGCTGTACGAAGAGAACCTGTACAAGATCGTAAACGTGGCCGTTAACCAGGAGCAGGACACGATCGTGGTGGCTACCCTGCACTCGCAGCTCTACATCGGTATGCTGATCGTGCCGGAAACGCTCAAGATCAGCGAACTGGTGTTTCAGCATCTGGGCGAACCGCTGCACATTAACGGCATCATCGGGATGGCCGTCTGCTCCTGGAAACCGATTGTCATGACCGCAT cCCGCGATTTAACGATCCGCGTGTGGAACTACGAAACGATGAAGGTGGAGCTGGTGAAAAAGTATCAAATCGAGATCGGTGTGATCGCCCTCCATCCGTCGGGATTTTTTGCGGCCGTTGGCTTCATCGATCTGCTGCGCTTGCTGCAGATACAGCTGGACGATCTGAAGGAGACGAAAAGCTTCAACCTGGCCAGCTGTACGCAGTTACAGTTCTCGAACCTAGGCCACCTGTTGGCCGCAGCACACGGGAAAACGATCACGCTCGTGTGCATCTTCACGTTCGAGGTGGTGCAAACGCTAAAGGGACACAATGGCAGCATACTTAGTCTGTCGTGGTCAACGGACGATGCATTCCTGACGTCCGGCGGAAACGACGGCGCGATCTACAAGTGGAACATTGTGACCGGCGAGCGATTGGAGGAGGTTGTCCAGAAAGGGATCCAGTACCGCTCGTTGGCCCTCACCAGTGATGCGCACTCGGTGTACTCGATTACCAACACGGGCCTTATACGGGAGGTTGCCAAATCCGACATT GCCCGTGAGTTTAAAATTCCCGACCTTACACCCCTCACCGATATGGCCTTGGCTCGCTCGGATGCCATTCTGTTCGTGGGCAGCATCAAAGGCCACCTGTACAACGTGCAGGTTCCGCTCGTcgacaccagcagcggcaactGCACCAATTTCCGGTTCTTCAACACGAAGGTGACGAAAATCTGCATCACCTACGACGACTGTACGCTCATtacggcggccgacgacgggaCGCTGATCGTGTGGCACATTTTGAACAACGAGGGCAAAACGGCCCGCCATGCGCCAGAGTTGGGCCGCTGCACGGACGTTTTGATCGCCCGCCAGGAGCTGATCGAGAAGAACGAAGCGATCAGCACGCTCGAGATGCGCATCCAGCAGCAGAGCGCGGAGTTCCAGTACAAGATGAAGCAGGGCGATGCGTTCCACTCGGAGCAGATGCGAGACATCCACAAGGACTACTGTGCCGCGATCGAAAACTTGAAG AGAAAGAACATAGAAATGGAGCAGGCACACACGGAGGAGTTTCATCTGATCACGGCCAGCATCTCGCAGGCGAAGGAAGAGCACCAGAAGGAGATGATGGACTTTGAGGCTCAGTTCCACGAGAAGATCATCCTCGAGTACGACAAGCTGACGGCGTTGAAGAGCAAGATGGACGCGATGCGCGAGGACTACGAAGTGAAGCTGCGCCGCTCGGCCGGCTGTCTGCAGGACACGATCG AATCGATGGAAGCCGAGCAGAAGCGATTGCTGAACGAGAAGCAGGAGATCATCGAGAATCTCCTGAAGGACATGGACCGCAAGAGGGCCGAATTCGACGAGTACTGCCGGCAGGTGGACGTGGACAACGATCGGCACAAGGTggagctgcagctgcagtaCGAAAAGAAGCTccaggaggaggaagagaaCTCGATCAAGTGGCGCGGTGAGGCGGGTGtgttgaagaaaaagttcTCCACCCTGAGCCGCGAATCGGAAACGTACCGGAAGGAGATCGAAACGATGCAAGCCCAGCACGGCAAGTTTCAGGCCAGCATCCGGCAGCACCAGCGCGAGATCGAAGGGCTGCTCCGGGAGGTGGCCGATCGCGATGCGACGATACGCGACAAGGACCGGAAGGTGTACGAGTTgggcaagaaaaatggagaGCTGGAAAAGTACAAGCAGGTGCTGTCGCTGAAAATCAACGAGCTAAAGGCACAGATCGAACCAAAGGACCGCGAAATCAAGGAGAAGAAGGAATTCATCCTCGAGATGGAGAAGAAGCTCGAAGAGCTACAGCAAACCAACAAGCAGTACGAGCTGCAGCTACAGGAACTGCGCGATAAGTACTACGGAATCGATCTCGAGCTGCGCAAGGAGCGGGACCGGCTCCGCAATGCCAAGGCCCAGTACCAGCGCGTGTGCGGTGACATCTACAACGTGTCCGGCCTGATCCAGCGCCCGGAAGAGCTGAAGCGCAGCGTCAAGGAGCTGTGCCACCGCTACTCGGAGGACAAAGAGCTTCAGAAATCGCTGGCCCTCGATGAGGACGTACAGAACGAGTTCCTGCGGCAGCGCGAGTACCTGGAGCGTTTGACGAAGAGCTCGAAGCAGAAAGGTGGCCAACGGAAGGATGCGGGCGAATCGTTGAAGTTGATGAAGGAAAACATGGAGCTACTGGGCGAGCTGAATAAACTGCGCGAGCTGCTGAACGAGAAGCAACGGGCTTGCACGAGGATGGAAGCGTTGCTGGGGCTTTCCAATAAAGCCATCTCTCCGCGTGAGGCCAAAGAGAAGCTGGAGAAAGCGGTTGCG GATCGTGACGCCATCGAAGCGCAGCACCTGGAAGCCCGTAGCAAGCTGGAGGAAGTGATCCGCACACTGTCGGCCGAAAATCAAACGCTGCGGGCGGAAATGATCGCCCAGAGTCAGGCCCGCAAAGTGCCACCTGTCGGATGTAATCTCGCTGCCAGCAAGTGA